The genomic stretch CAAAAAAAGGTGAAGTTCGGTAGACAAGTGTAAGTTAAtacaaaaatgagaaatagaCACAAAATGCAGATAATGGGGGTGCATCAACAGAAATTTCTTTGGTGAGTGGTAGTGAGGAGGTTAAGAACAACTTCCACTTGAGCTAACACTGGAAAAAACATTCATCAGACTGCAGGCCATATTTCTAGGTGTGAAAACTATGGAAGAAGATTAAAGGTATTATAATGTGAAATGAGGAGGTGACAGATTCCCCACTTCCAGTGCATGCTGAGGCTAGGTACAGAGACTCTAAGAACGGAGCTCTTGATGAGTATTCCGAGGAGCATGTGCTTTTTGCTGTACCTGGAACAAAAGACTTGCACAAAAGAACAGGGAAAAATGTACAGGGAAGTAAAGATGACCTCGTGAGCGAGAAAGCAATAAAGAAGGGGGGgatgataatttttctttttttttttttacttgcagaaacaaaataattagtTAATTCAGGATACTTCAAGTGCACAAACACTTCTCTGATGTTGCTTTTTCTTGTAGATAGGCTTAATTTTCATAAGGATGTTGTGTGATCAGAGATCAGGAGAAGGCAGGGGAAGAGATCAGTATTTGTAGatgtttgtctttttaaatattaaattaacctaccaggagaaaaaagaaaatactataaAGTATGCACATACAGTTCTAATCCTCTGTTATTCTGTTCcaaaaaacagagttaaaaaaaaaaagcaccaagccTACCCTTTTACATcactcttgtttaaaaaaaatatatatacatatatatataggttGGGAAAACTCAGATTTAAAGCTAGTGTTCTTTGCCTTCCTCTTTATTATTTGCCTAGATGTTTGTATTCTGAGTACTTTTTTTGAACTCTTAATTGCTGGTTTTGAATGCCTGTAACATTTATAGCATGTTAGAACCTATGAGCAGTGGAtaacttccatttttaataagACTTGTATGAGTAACAagcagtattcttttttttatttctgtgtctaAACTCTCaatttcaaatatttcctttgtAGAGCatgcatttcctttattttttcatgaTAGGTAACACATTAAgtgagtgtgtatatatatatataacacttGAGTAAATGTTGTTTGGATGggtttaatatttattattattaatctttTTTAATAAGCCTGAGTGGTATTTAACACAAGTCCTTATGTGGATTGGAAGTCATGCACAGTTCCTTGATGACAAAATCCAGCCCATACTGGACAAGGCAGGATCTTCAGTGAATGCTGGGGTAAGCAGTTTTGTCGTTTAATCTGTATCATATATTTGACGACTTCGAACAGGCATGGGTGCAAACCCATTTTGCTGGTTTCATTTGATAAGTGGTGAGACTTAACTCAGTCTAGTAACAGTTTAACATCTGCATGTTAATACTTACTTAcctctgactttttgggttttttgttttttttgttttttgttaaagcTTGAATTCTCTCGTGGTCTAGTAATGCTGATTTTGGAGAAGTTGGCTGCTGATATTCCATGCCTTTTATATGATGATACTCTCTTTTGTCACCTTGTGGATGAGATACTTCTATTTGAGAGAGAGTTATACACTGTTCATGGTTATCTCAGCAGCTTTCCCAGTTGCATGCATATTCTCTCAGAAGAATCCTGCTTCCAAAGGTGGCTTAcggtggaaaaaaaatgtaagactTATGATGGATTTTGTTGGCCTTTATACATATTTTGTTTCTGATTACATAGTGTATACTTACCCTATTTAAGGGGACTATTTGTGTAAGTCACTTGGACAAGGTTACTACATAAAGCCCTTTATGTTCTAGAATTATTTTGTCTAAAAATTGCTTTTACTCTGATAGTGCTTCTGTAATTTGTAGGATTTTTGCCCCAAGCTGTGTGGGATTTAGTAGGCTTTCTTTTAGACAGtgatatatttgtgtgtgtagaAAAATGATGGGCGTTTAGATTGAATTAGGAAGGGTGTTAACTTAGGAGAAGTAAAGAGGAAATACATTGGAAAGGACCAAACCAACTATAGAGAAAGCTCAACTCTGACGTAGTTGTTAACAGAATTACAAATGCAGAGATACTGGAGCTGATCTGTACAAAGCCAGTCATCAGTTGTTTTCACACTCTGAAGATGGTAAATTTTTATCTTATTAGAGATGAGGCTTTTCTATTTTTACGTTCTTACGTTTATGTATTTTAGAGTTTTTTGTTAGGaaattatttattaaacatttaaacaaattacAATTTTTGTGCATCTCAGTTGCTCTTCAGAAAATGGACTCTATGCTTTCATCTGAGGCTGCATGGATATCACAATATAAAGATATCACTGATGTTGATGAAATGAAAGTCCCAGACTGCGCTGAAACTTTTATGACTCTGTTGTTAGTTATAACAGGTAATTATTAAGCTATAGACATTCATcttgtttaaaatgaataataGAAAAACTGTAActtaatagatttattttttactAAATATATATTGTTTCAGCAATAGTCaccaaataaaaaaatgcaaagttgTTTGCAATTTTACAAAAGTCTTCCTATTCATATTATATTTTAGACTTAAATTCAAGCAAGAATAACCTTGAGTTAGGTGCTATGCTAACAAAATCctaatttaaaaacatacatgTTATATTTACTATATTGAAACTCATTAGTACTTGAGAGAATATGATTTGTTACAgtacagtaataaaaatatagTACCATTACTTTTGATTCCTTGACACCTTAGAAGCTATTAAGTAACTTGATTTTCCAGAACAGAAGAGCAAGTAAGCATTCAGGAGACATTCTTACTTGCATATTCAATGGCTCTATCTTACTCTGGGAGTATGCTTTAGGGGCCATGTGGTATTGCTGGACCGGTGTGGTACAGTaacatattaaataaataaacatatatatgtatgtatgctaGAATACAAAATGCTAGTGGAATTGTGAGTGAAAAAAACAGGTATGTTGTTTCTTTATATGTTTAGTTTTTTCATTGAGTTTTCCTAActattttaaagctaaatattATGTGATGTGTTCACAAAAGTAAGGTTGTGTAGTAAGACAGCCATAACATTTCTTTACTAGAACTCAGTTTTTCATGTGTTGGAAAATGTAAAGCTGCTTATTACTGTCTTTCCAGACAGGTATAAGAATCTTCCAACAGCTTCCAGAAAACTGCAGTTTCTGGGGTTACAGAAGGAATTAGTTGATGACTTCAGGATACGGTTAACTCAAGTAATGAAGGAAGAGACTAGAGCTTCTTTAGGCTTTCGATACTGCGCAATCCTTAATGCTGTTAATTACATAGCAACAGTATTGGCAGACTGGGCTGACAATGTAGTAagtaatttttttgctttaaaatggagTAGTAGTGTTTTATGTTTCATAATGAAACTTACTTTATTTTTAGCAGTGTTCATCTAACTGCATTAAGTAGAATTAATCATTGAAAAAATAGAACTAGTTAtaaattcagttttaattttaaaaaaaggataaataagTATAGATTACTGTTTGGGGTCTTAGCTATATTAATTATAAACTTTCCAGGGaaataggaggagaggctgggaaaGGGAATAATCTGAACAGATAAAAAGAGGATCTCATTTACATACTTTGTATTGTAAAAGTAACAATGAATTAACTTTGGAGTGCAGGGATCTCTGAGCCAGTATTAACAACGTTGCTGTTAAAGTGCATGCACTGCAATGACACATGAATGTTGCTGTACTACTACCATGCCAAGTTAGCTTAAATGGAGCCAGTGTGGGCACTTTATTTCAATATAGTAAAAATTTCCTCAGAAAAGCCACTCATTGATAATTGGGAATTGAGATCGATTATTTTCCTATATAACAGCCTGTTGGCAGCATGGCTGCTCTGTAGGATTTCAGCTTTTTGATGGATATTGCTATAGAAATCCACGAAACTGTCATACGTAAAGTGTGTAGAAATAGGTATTGTATATGAAATGGTCTGCCCCCAAATTCTTTCCGTCTTCACAAACTGTGGATCAAGCAGAGGATAATCTTGTCTTTCTAAGACAACAGCCTTCATGCTGTATAGCTATATCTACATACAGTTTCTTGATCTGCTTAAAACGCAAACGAGCAACTTCTTACTGTTGTCGATGTGTCACATTACACTGGATCCAATTTCTTGCCTTAGCCCGGCAAATCTATTATTTAATGAACtgttatttctaaaaaaaagaaaaacaagaaaacaaaaaagcccctaAAGATTctagtttatttttgtaaataaacatagaaaaaacacattttgaccttttaaaaacattttactgtaaatcttatgtttttcagtatttctctaAATCTATTCTTGTTACCTATCTGCTGCTGTATTTGAAACCCATACTAGTTCCATCACTATGAAAACaccatgttttatttttactatattaGGACTACagaaaaaagtggttttttttttttttttataaacttaCAGTTTCAATTAAAGTGTGCTAGGAGACTGTCTTCTAGAACCCTACCTGTTAAAGTACAAATCAGAAATTCAAATGATAGAATTGATTTTGGTCATATTTATGCctggttttgttttgtagttCTTCTTGCAATTGCAGCAGGCTGAACTAGAGGTTCGTGCAGAAAGTAATGCTGTCAGTAAACTACAGCTAGGGCAGCTGGCGTCAATGGAGAGTTCTGTCTTTGATGAAATGATTAACCTCCTAGAACGTCTGAAACATGATATGTTGACTCGTCAGGTAGATCATGTCTTCAGAGAGGTCAAAGATGCTGCAAAGCTGTACAAAAGAGAGAGGTGATTATTTTTGTTTACTCTTCTCTATTACAGTATTTGCCTCagtgtttttaacagaaaataataaGGGCAAAAATAGTTAATAGGAAAAATTAGTTTCCCGAATGGGAATGGCTAATGGTAGTAAACTTTGGAAAACTTTGTTTCCTTCAAAACTGTTTCAATGTTGACTTACATTTTCTAAACTAGTCCTGCAGTAAGTGGGCACATTGTTGGAAGAATCCTGGCTTACTTTTGTTGGACAAGAATGTAATTCTTGTCAATAGTATTAAAGAGTAAAGATAACTTGTAATGGCTACTTCTATCTTCATGGACACAAAAGGCTTCTTGAATGTTTGCTCCTTGGTAGAATTTGTAAAGTACTTCATAAAATGAAGACAGCAGCTCAGTGATTTTATAGACAAGCTGATTCATGGGTTTCTTGTTTTTGTATGGTATATTGAGAGATTTTTAACactttaaatgaaatttaaataagCATTAGACTATGAttatttttagatatttgaaATGTGAAAGGAGATCTCTCTCTGCAATACTGTAAATGACTGAGATTTTTCTAAAGGATAATTTTAATTTCAATTGTTTTCATATAAATAACTTCATTATAATGACTTCAGTGTGATCACTTCCTTTAGGTGGCTCTCTCTACCATCCCAGGCAGAGCAAGCAGTAATGTCTTTATCAAGCACAGCTTGCCCAATGTTGTTGATCTTCAGAGACCGCCTGCTACAACTAGAACAGCAGCTCTGTCACTCATTGTTTAAAATTTTCTGGCAGATGCTTGCAGAGAAGGTGGATGTATTCATATATCAGGAGGTAGGTATCTGCACAATTTGGTCTATGCAGTACAATGTTGGTGTTAGTGACTAGCCTAAACACAAGGCGTACCTCTTTGTGTATGCAGATAATTCTGGCAAATCATTTCAATGAAGGAGGAGCAGCACAACTCCAGTTTGACATGAGTAGAAATCTGTTCCCTTTATTTTCACACTACTGCAAGAGGCCAGAAAACTATTTCAAACAGTAAGTAGGCAAACTTCTGATGTAATAATATTTCAAAAGTCAATGGATGGCTGTATATATGCTTTTCATTTCACAACTTTTTTTCACAATTAGTTTTGACTGTAGGAGAACTATTTAAACTGCATGGATCATCTCTGCTTCCAATACTTACAACTACATAAATTTTGATTCTGCTATATATACTCAGGTAGAAATTGACTGTGGCACGTGTTCTTGGAGTCTTTTGCATAGTCAAGATGTCTGCTGCACACAGATAATTGAACTTGTGAAATGTAAGCAACACAGACTTCCAAAACTGGGGCCAAAGAAAGTACTGAAAGATTTAGTTACGGCACAGGATGAtaaattttcttttgtcattAGAAGAAAGGCTGTTTTAAACTATGTTCCTGCTCAGAATTGTCATGTATAGCAGCCTAGTTGCTTTCACTGATGAGAAAAGAAGCTACCGTTTTTGTGGTCAGTCTTTTTAAGTAGCCCACAGTTCTCCAAAGAGTCCAGTGCTAAATCCTTAGGCTGATTGGTTTAAGATTTCTGCCTCAGTATGCTTTCAGTTTTGAATACTGGAAGGCACAGGTGATACATTCACATTTTTAATTGGAATATTTAAGTAGCATCTTCTGGTTTAAGATTATTTGAGCATTTCCATTCACAAAGGTAATTGATACATATATATTATTCCCAGCCTAAGACAGCATAGGTGTAGAAAGTAACAGCAAGAACTAATGTTTAACTGGGTACATGGCTATCATATTTAGAGACTAGAAACAATGTGACAAAGGCAGGGTATCAATCTCTTTGCTTCTTAATGATATTAATAAGGGAAGATGTTCAGACTTTAGTAATTGTCTGTTAAACTGTGCTCTTAAAATACACTGAATAAGAAGCAATTTCTAACCATCTTACAGAAAATTGTAGTTAGGAAAGGCTAGCCAGATTAAGTGGTAACTTCTATTCTGTATTTTTAGTATTGATGGAAAACTTAAGAAGCAAAAGCCAAGCCAAGAACTAGGAGGCAAAATATTGATGCTTTTGAAATACGCATATATAACAGAAAACTCTTAAATAGTAAGAATATCTATACTATTTACCTTCGTCTTAGTTTTCAGTTCAGCAGTTCTGATCCTTTTTAGAAGTCTATGGAGGCATTTTTGTTAATCACTGTGCACACAAATTTGTTAAATACATCTTGTGGGTACTTCTCATATtaatccttttccttccccccccccctcccctgtAGCATAAAAGAAGCCTGCATTATCCTGAATCTAAATGTTGGCTCTGCCTTGCTTTTGAAGGATGTGCTACAGACAGCCTCTGAAAACGAAGTAACATTAAAACCAAACCTGCCATCTGCAACAGCAGCATTAAATGAACTTGGGGTTTACAAATTAGCTCAAAAGGATGTTGAAATTCTGCTGAATTTGAGAGCTAGTTGgccaaatacaggaaaataaaggTTTTCATGAAAAAATGGTTAATAACTTGGTCTAGATTACTTACTTCAAATAAAAGTAAAGCAAATGGTTTATATTAATATACCTCCTGACTTTTTTCACTGCTATATGCTTAGATATtggtttaatttaatttagttttgtGCCTTCCTGTATACACAGTTCAGTACATCTTCAGCTCTAATGAATGTTATTTGCATGTTGTCAAACTATTCCTTTGTAAGGACTACAGAATGAATGCGTATATGCAAATACACCTGCACGCAGCGTGGAAAACTATTCCATAGGAACTGGtgcattttcagttaaaaatacaggtgTTTACATCTGTAAATCCTAGTTAATGGACATTTTATATTAGAATGTGTATATTTAGGACCCAGGATGAGATGAAGGTATATGTCACTGTTTTCTTTATCCatactattttgatttttttttctttactgtcccaaagtttcttaattttttttaaagtaggacCACCTTTATCATTGAGCCTGTTTAAAAATTGTATAAGTACTAtgttgtaaatatgaaaacagtattttatttggaAGTGCTGTCTTTCTTCAAATTTAGACATTTCTTATAGGTTGCTGCACTTGGTCAtctttccttcaggaaaaaaaaaagtttaagaaacaACTTGTCTCTTAAAGTTAACTTTATTCAATCGTATTATTGATGGATGAGCCAACAAGTAAGAGTACTGCTGCAAGCTACGCTCTGAATCCATCGTTCCTGTTGCAGAAGCtccaaaatgccatttttgctggttaaaaaagatcttttttaacAATCCAATCTTGTAACAGAAAAATGGTAGTTCTGAAAAGAGATCCCTCCAAGGGCTTGTgaagatgattttattttttttggtcatttctCCTTTACATCTGATTGCTAACTTTGGGGGCATTGCTTAAAAATGAGAGAGGACAGCAGCTGTCCAcagatgaaaaagcagaaaaaagattgAAGAAAATgcctattttgtgtgtgtgtgtgtgtgtgtgtgtgtgtgtgtaaattaaattatatataaatatgcatatatgcacagcTGAAATTAATATacagcccagctctccagcaTCTTTTTATTCctaggacagaaaaaaagaattctggtTAATACTAGTTAGAATAACTAGGTCCAGTTATCTTTTGGTGACCGTAATTTTTACTGAAGTGAGAGTTACCAAAAAATTGCCCCTAGAAACATACCTTGACTATTAAAACACTGAACCTGTTTCATCTAAGAGATGTGTTACTACTTCAGGCAGAGCAGTCAACATAACGTAAATGTTTCATATTTCTAAATCGATATTCTAACCGCTTAGGTTATCTCATGACTGGGTCAACTGTCTTTGatctgggggggtgggggggagataATCAGATAGGTTGGCTTTAATAGGATCTTGAAATGGAGACAGTTAAGGAAAATGACAGTTGAGAGTCTTAGAATATGTTCAGGTTACTGCAAGTCAAAGAGCAATAACTGACGATTTTTAGCCGTGCAGTGCAAAGTGGCTAAGCTTAAACCAGTTACTCCTTTAATTATAtgcttttgtaaataaaaaataacagttaaacaacaaaaaatcctttcAATTAAACTTACACTTCCTCCTTGAATGCGTCCAGTGTGATATGCACATCATCGTCAGCCTGCAGACCTTCTGTGCTCAGTCCCAGGGTTCTGAGAGCTAAAGTTAAAACAATTTTCTAGATCTTCTGAAGAGAAAGGTAGTAGTAAACATATGTAATTTCTTTAACTTTTCAACTGGCAGATTGTGTAATCAAATGTGCTGATACTTTTTAAAAGCATGGTTCTAAAACTGTTTTAATAAGATTCTCCTTTGCAAACAAATCTTATTAAATGTTATTCAAGTGAGACTAACCTTCTCTGTACTGTGCTGCTGTTATGTAGCCTTGACCCACAACATCCATCATCTCGAACATAGCAGTCAGGTTCGAGTCATCCATGAGGCAAGGATACTCCCCCTCACCTCGCTTTCCAGCCATCACTCTTTCCAGGACCTGGATCAGAAACTCGCGTGGTTTTTCTGCAATGAGGTAAAgttaacctcctgccccgggacTTTCAGCAGGCACCTGCTGGTGACCGAGCTAGTTAAACCAGCTGCTCAGTCCCTCGGTAGTTCCCTGTAGCACTGCCATTAACGAGCctgacaaggagaaaaaaaaataaaaaacccgcacaaaaaaaaaatcagccgcCTCGGGAGAGCTCTGCACAGGCCTTGGGGGTGCCGCTGGGTCCTGATAAACAGCTTCTCCGAGGCCGGTAGCCCCGCAGGCTGGAGAAAAACGCTTATTcaccccccgcacccccagccgCCATGCCCGCGCCGGGGAGGGGTGGAGGCCGCGAGCGAGACAACCgcgcggggggggacggggggggggtcCGCTCCCCAGGACTGCGGCGTCGGGCATGaccgccccgcctcgccccgccccgcccgtaCCGGGCCGGTGATAGAGCAGGAGCGCGCAGAGGCTGCGGAGCAGCTCGGGGATGCGGTGTCGCTCCAGGTACTCGCGGCCCCGctgctcgcccgccgccgccatcccaCGTTGCCAGGCGACGGGGCACGCGACACCGCCCCCTAAcggccgtccccgtccccccccgcgaCGTCCCCCCCGTTAACCGTTGCGGCGCGCGCACcacctccgccccgccccgccccgcgtcCTCAGAGGCGGCCGGCTCGGGGCGAGGAGTTGGTGACGCCGAAGCTCTGCTCTAGCGGGAGGTTAAGGAAATGGCTCAGTAAAGAGTGTGAGTGTAGCCCCGGGGGGTCGTCAAGGAGCTGACCTACTGCTTGAAacactggcattttttttttcatctttttctctcaGAATTGGCATGGTATCAACATAGGGGACAATTTCATACAAAGTAGAACAGGAGAAAGAGCTAACGCTAGTAAATCAGATTACTGAGACTCTACTGTCTGTACTGTACCTGCTTTAATTGGTTAAGAAATGGTAAGCAAAAATTAATTTGCCTGGATTTCATCATACTCATACTAGAACAGAAAATCATTGCTGCCAGCAAAGTTACTAGTTTGTACCACGCTTGCATTAATTCAAGGGAAGAGCAAGTTACACAGTATTGATTTTAACATTtctgcccctcttttccacttcagctgcatttttcttcatATCTGGTAATGCAGTCTACACCTTttactttttccccatttttttttttcctttgcctggaCTCGCTTGCTAAAGGTGGTTTTTACTTAATCCTAGTAAATGGGGGTAGATAACAAAATGTTAAGATGCCACCTAGTGGCTTCTAGTAATGCATGCTAACTACAGGAATAATACTAGTGCCACCCAATCGTTTTTAAGCTTTATGTTACATCCCAAAGTTATACAGCAGAGGTACCTCTACAGGAGACTGGAGTCTGTCCTCTGCATGTTGTGAAACTTGGCCTCGATATGTTTGTCAAGAGAAATCGTGCAGCAGAAGACAAACTCTTCAGAGATCTTCTAATATCCCGTAGTGTTTGAAAAGAAGATTGCATGTAGGAAGATGTCTCTTTTGTGTAAAATCAAGGAATAGCAACAAACAGTAAGAAACATGgctacttttaaaaatcattatttagGTTTGCAGCATAGACTCTGTAAACAGAGCAGAACAGTCACGAAAGACCCTTTTTATTACCCAATGTGAATAAGAGAAAGATAATCAAAAAGTGTCCCACTAAGGCAAGAAAATTCAAGCAAATCTAGGAAGATAGCCATCTGCCATCAAATGGAAAATAGACAATAATAAATGGACATATAGTAAAGAAAATGGAATTCTTTTGAAACTTAGTTCTAGTACTATCCATATTTAGCTATTTGCCAAAGCAGAAATATCACAAGATATTAATCGAATCCACCTATTTTTGATAGAGGAACAGTGGGAGAAAGGCAACATTCAAAACTGCAGAGACAATATACATTCTCTGTCTagtatttttttaacagattatGCCATCTCCCAGAAGTCTTAATTTGGGCTAGAGGAACTGCCTGGCAGTACTGCAAATCTCCCTCTCCTAAGGAATACAGTTCATAGTACTGAATCCAGTCCTGAATTTCACTTTTATATCACTTTCAGTAGAATTTGTAAAGAAATAACAAAGGCTTTTTCCTACAGGAAGTGAGATGGGAGAAAGTGTAGTTCGAGATGCAGAGAAGTACAAGCAAGAGACCTAGCTGgccagcagaggagaaaaaaagacctGGAGAATGTTTCTGTGGAAAGGAGAACCTAAGGATAGGAAGACCAActaagaaaggaaggaggaaacgAAAGACTGGAGGGAAGGAAAGGTAACTCAGTgtttggagggaaaaaacagcatttagCAAAGAAAGTTTCTCCTCTAGTGATCAATAAAGATAACCATTGTTAAACGTGTTGAAGGCTGAAATTTTAAGCATAAACGCTAGCACTGGAATTTTGGGTTAAAGTGTGTTTCTGTGGGAAATGGttcaaaaaaaatcactaagagCAAACTCCAATTTGATCTACTACTAGGAATGCAATTTttgatttaaattcatttttaggaGAGCACAATTTATTTCCTTGAAAATATGTTCTGATATTACACCATCTAGGGAGTTTATTATCCTTGGTTCATATGAGAGTGTCATCAGCTATACATGAGTTCTAAAAGTATGATAATTTGTGAAAAAAATCTCACACTGGTTTTTGTAGGGAGGGGATTGAACATCTAGTTCAAAACATGATTTGATAGATTATCAGAAAGTTTTTTGGCTTCTTTATGGAGATGCTGCTAATTAAGTTTTCATCAAGAACTCAAGGATCAAATctgttttcatgtatttaaagTGTCCTGgttattttaaattgaatttggTTTAAAGAGTTGATATCTGCTGTGACAGAAGCTGAGCTTTTTGCAGAATGTTGTTAATAGCTTAAGCTTTTTATCTTAGCACATATGACTAGACTACCTAGAGTCTCAAAGATTGTAACTTAGAGGAATAGGGATTGTAGGACAGACAGATGAAGCTGGTTGCAGAGCAGGCATTTGGCTTGCTGAGGAAAACAGGTagatggacccccccccccccaattgcgatgtaaaaaaactacaaaaatcTAAGGCTGTGGGAAGAAACAGGAGCAGTAAGGGCTGGGAAAGATGCCTAGGTCTGCTTTACGCTTAGTGTGGACACGCTGAGCAGCAGCTCACCTGAGTGCTTTGCCTGCCTGTGCTCGTGCTCCACATGGGCATTACAAAGCACTCTGTATTAGGGAACAAGGCCGGAGCTGTAGTGAATGGGTGGTGCCATTTCTGTAGCTGCTTTGAAAGAGCCCCATTACACCTTTCCATTGTGTGGgatgttttctttcacttgtccagtcaagttttgtcCATCTCcaagatggagattccacaaccttcCTGagcccctgttccagtgtttgaccacaaTGCAAAGAATTTCTTCCCTTATGTCTAACCAGAACTCtcctttctgtatcttttgttttttccttctttaccaTTTTGCTGTGCACCACCagaaagagtctggctccatcttttctACAACCACGCATTACATAACTCAAGACAGCAGTTAGATCCCTCCACACACCTTAATCT from Dromaius novaehollandiae isolate bDroNov1 chromosome 1, bDroNov1.hap1, whole genome shotgun sequence encodes the following:
- the RINT1 gene encoding RAD50-interacting protein 1 → MKSIADKENMATINVRKKEVARDPDHCDIPYYVSEFVEREVGNDYDSLRNLDNLVDKLSENKRQLEEQVLTVSSEVPKRIQNALKNAEDSKKSLSQLLEEETLLSSSIRSHLLKAQPWMEDLDVLISQVEEIERHLSYLKWISRIEELSDNIQQYLMTNNVPEAATTLAFMAELDIKLQESSCSHLLSFVRSTVKFWHKILKDKLSSDFEEVLTQLHWPFVGPPQSQAFGLAAPASAPDIYNNLEMLFCQLLKLQTSDELLTKPKQLPEKYSLPPSPPVILPMQIMLNPLQKRFKYHFTGNKQTNVLNKPEWYLTQVLMWIGSHAQFLDDKIQPILDKAGSSVNAGLEFSRGLVMLILEKLAADIPCLLYDDTLFCHLVDEILLFERELYTVHGYLSSFPSCMHILSEESCFQRWLTVEKKFALQKMDSMLSSEAAWISQYKDITDVDEMKVPDCAETFMTLLLVITDRYKNLPTASRKLQFLGLQKELVDDFRIRLTQVMKEETRASLGFRYCAILNAVNYIATVLADWADNVFFLQLQQAELEVRAESNAVSKLQLGQLASMESSVFDEMINLLERLKHDMLTRQVDHVFREVKDAAKLYKRERWLSLPSQAEQAVMSLSSTACPMLLIFRDRLLQLEQQLCHSLFKIFWQMLAEKVDVFIYQEIILANHFNEGGAAQLQFDMSRNLFPLFSHYCKRPENYFKHIKEACIILNLNVGSALLLKDVLQTASENEVTLKPNLPSATAALNELGVYKLAQKDVEILLNLRASWPNTGK
- the EFCAB10 gene encoding EF-hand calcium-binding domain-containing protein 10, producing MAAAGEQRGREYLERHRIPELLRSLCALLLYHRPEKPREFLIQVLERVMAGKRGEGEYPCLMDDSNLTAMFEMMDVVGQGYITAAQYREALRTLGLSTEGLQADDDVHITLDAFKEEV